In a single window of the Streptacidiphilus sp. P02-A3a genome:
- a CDS encoding MerR family transcriptional regulator, whose product MRIGELASRSGVSVRSVRYYEEQGLLSSSRSTSGQRHYTDSEVDRVAFIQRLYAAGLSSRTIADLLPCVDTPSEANSDAALERMALERERLSGHIAELARTRDALDQLMATARAHRARIGETALVSG is encoded by the coding sequence GTGCGGATCGGGGAGCTCGCGTCGCGGTCCGGGGTCAGCGTCCGGTCGGTGCGCTACTACGAGGAGCAGGGGCTGCTCAGCAGCAGCCGCAGCACCAGCGGGCAGCGGCACTACACGGACAGCGAGGTCGACCGGGTCGCGTTCATCCAGCGGCTGTACGCCGCGGGACTGTCCAGCCGCACCATCGCTGACCTGCTGCCCTGCGTGGACACGCCGAGCGAGGCGAACTCCGACGCCGCGCTGGAGCGGATGGCGCTGGAGCGCGAACGGCTCTCCGGCCACATCGCCGAACTCGCCCGGACCAGGGACGCCCTGGACCAGCTGATGGCCACCGCCCGGGCACACCGGGCGCGGATCGGCGAGACCGCCTTGGTCAGCGGATGA
- a CDS encoding alkene reductase, producing the protein MTTLFTSHRLGGLTLPNRVVMAPMSRVRAAAGGLATPSMATYYAQRATAGLIVSEGVQPSLIGQSNPGTPGLHTDEQVAAWRPVTEAVHANGGRIFAQLMHGGRVSHADTTGLRPVAPSAVPAVGEVFTATGPKPAPVPRALETAEVPEQAGSYARAARRAVDAGFDGVELHGANGYLISQFLSSNANLRTDGYGGSVANRIRFAVEAAAATVEAVGADRTGIRLSPGGTFWGVEEADVPELYAALLAELAQLRLAYVHLEATADEEVLVALRRAWPGTLVVNPVLPMGPKQTGRHDAEHWLGLGADLISFGRAFIANPDLVERLRGGLPIAPVDESTYYQGGDAGYLTYPTHQYAA; encoded by the coding sequence GTGACCACCCTCTTCACCAGCCACCGGCTCGGCGGCCTGACCCTGCCCAACCGCGTGGTCATGGCCCCGATGAGCCGGGTCCGCGCCGCCGCCGGGGGGCTGGCGACGCCGTCGATGGCGACCTACTACGCCCAGCGGGCGACCGCCGGGCTGATCGTGAGCGAGGGCGTGCAGCCGAGCCTGATCGGTCAGTCCAACCCGGGTACGCCGGGGCTGCACACCGACGAGCAGGTCGCCGCCTGGCGTCCGGTGACCGAGGCCGTCCACGCCAACGGCGGCCGGATCTTCGCCCAGCTGATGCACGGCGGCCGGGTCTCGCACGCCGACACCACCGGCCTGCGCCCGGTCGCGCCCTCGGCGGTCCCCGCCGTCGGCGAGGTGTTCACCGCGACCGGACCCAAGCCCGCGCCCGTCCCGCGCGCCCTGGAGACCGCCGAGGTCCCCGAGCAGGCGGGGTCGTACGCCCGGGCCGCCCGGCGCGCGGTGGACGCGGGCTTCGACGGAGTGGAACTGCACGGCGCCAACGGCTATCTGATCTCGCAGTTCCTCTCCTCCAACGCCAACCTGCGCACGGACGGCTACGGCGGCTCGGTCGCCAACCGGATCCGGTTCGCGGTCGAGGCGGCGGCGGCCACCGTCGAGGCCGTCGGCGCGGACCGGACCGGCATCCGGCTCTCGCCCGGCGGGACCTTCTGGGGTGTCGAGGAGGCCGACGTCCCCGAGCTGTACGCCGCGCTGCTCGCCGAGCTCGCCCAGCTGCGGTTGGCCTACGTGCACCTGGAGGCCACCGCCGACGAGGAGGTGCTGGTCGCCCTGCGCCGGGCCTGGCCGGGGACGCTGGTGGTCAACCCGGTGCTGCCGATGGGCCCCAAGCAGACCGGCCGCCACGACGCCGAGCACTGGCTCGGCCTGGGCGCCGACCTGATCAGCTTCGGTCGCGCCTTCATCGCCAACCCCGACCTGGTCGAGCGGCTGCGCGGCGGCCTGCCGATCGCCCCGGTGGACGAGAGCACCTACTACCAGGGAGGCGACGCCGGCTACCTCACCTACCCGACCCATCAGTACGCGGCCTGA